From a single Pelmatolapia mariae isolate MD_Pm_ZW linkage group LG20, Pm_UMD_F_2, whole genome shotgun sequence genomic region:
- the LOC134619489 gene encoding tripartite motif-containing protein 16-like, with the protein MLGESVEDLKKTSVSASSELEDVSCDFCTDTKLKAVKSCLQCLVSYCEQHLQPHYESPAFEKHKLVDPSQKLDDHVCSHHSEVIKIFCRTDQQCICCLCSKDEHKGHDTVPASTERKEKQRELEVSQQNIQQRIKEKEKDVKVLQQEVEEINQSADKAVRDNEKVFNDLVSLIKKRSSNLKQQIRSKQKNELNRVGELQEKLQQELAELKRKGTELEQLSGTEDHIHFLHSYPLLSSLSESTNSPSINIRSPCYFDEVTAAVSEVRKKLENTIKLEWTKISLKVTSADFLLLPEPEPKTRADFLQYSRQITLDLNTAHPQLILSEGNRIARLTIKKQLYPDHPDRFTQRQQVLSRESLTGRCYWEVEMGPASATVAVTYKDISRTGDESEFGCNDRSWALENSVEFIHNSMSNTISGPRSARIGVYLDHSAGVLSFYWISKTMTLLHRVQTTFSQPLYAGLSVYGCGNSLKLCELK; encoded by the coding sequence ATGTTGGGAGAGTCAGTGGAGGACCTGAAGAAGACTTCAGTCAGCGCGTCTTCTGAACTTGAAGACGTGAGCTGTGATTTCTGCACTGACACAAAGCTGAAAGCTGTCAAGTCCTGTCTGCAGTGTCTGGTCTCTTACTGTGAGCAGCACCTCCAGCCTCACTATGAATCCCCTGCCTTTGaaaaacacaagctggtggaCCCCTCCCAGAAGCTTGATGACCATGTCTGCTCTCATCACAGTGAAGTTATAAAGATCTTCTGCCGCACTGATCAGCAGTGTATCTGCTGTCTGTGCTCCAaggatgaacataaaggccatgACACAGTCCCAGCTTCAACagaaaggaaagagaaacagagagagctCGAGGTGAGTCAgcaaaacatccagcagagaattaaagaaaaggagaaagacgTGAAGGTGCTTCAGCAGGAGGTGGAGGAAATCAATCAGTCTGCTGATAAAGCTGTGAGAGACAATGAGAAGGTCTTCAATGATCTTGTTTCACTCATCAAAAAAAGAAGCTCCAATTtgaagcagcagatcagatCTAAGCAGAAAAATGAGTTGAACAGAGTCGGGGAGCTTCAGGAGAAGCTGCAGCAGGAGCTCGCTGAACTGAAGAGGAAAGGGACAGAGCTGGAACAGCTGTCAGGCACAGAAGATCACATCCACTTCCTACACAGTTACCCTCTTCTGTCGTCTCTAAGTGAATCCACAAACTCGCCCAGTATCAATATTCGCTCACCGTGTTACTTTGATGAAGTAACAGCAGCTGTATCAGAGGTCAGAAAGAAACTCGAGAATACTATTAAACTTGAGTGGACCAAGATCTCACTTAAAGTGACCAGTGCTGATTTTTTACTCCTACCGGAGCCAGAACCCAAGACCAGAGCTGACTTCTTGCAGTATTCACGTCAAATCACACTGGATCTAAACACTGCACACCCACAGCTGATATTATCTGAAGGCAACAGAATAGCTAGATTGACgataaaaaaacagctgtatcctgatcatccagacagattcactCAAAGACAGCAGGTTCTGAGCAGAGAGAGCCTGACTGGACGTTgctactgggaggtggagatgGGACCAGCTAGTGCTACAGTTGCAGTCACATACAAGGACATTAGCAGAACAGGAGATGAAAGTGAATTTGGATGCAATGACAGGTCTTGGGCTTTAGAAAATTCTGTTGAATTTATTCACAACAGCATGAGCAACACCATCTCGGGTCCTCGGTCTGCTAGAATtggagtgtacctggatcacagtGCAGGTGTTCTGTCTTTCTACTGGATCTCTaaaaccatgactctcctccacagagtccagaccacattcagtcagccgctctatgctggactCAGTGTTTATGGTTGTGGTAATTCTCTGAAATTGTGTGAACTCAAATAG